One Gossypium hirsutum isolate 1008001.06 chromosome A08, Gossypium_hirsutum_v2.1, whole genome shotgun sequence genomic window, GTTTTACCGGGTCTGCATACACTTAGAAATTTGCAGGACGTGTTTTGTAACAGAGGAAACATACCTGTTACAAATGCCTTCTGCAGCTGCCCACTTAATCCCGTGGCCCAAGGTTTGACAGAAACCACCTTGCTATTTCGGAAGAGGATAATGCTAAGGACTGAAACCAAAACAATCAAGGAACCTCCAATACTTGCAATCAAAATTGGAAAAATATGATGTTTTGAATCAGAATTCTCATTTGATATTTGCCTTGGAGTTGAAGCAGGGGAATTGGCTGGGGCATTGTGTGATTGGGGTGGTTCAGAGATAGATACTGGTGGATCTACAGGAGGTTGTAAAGCTGGAGCCGGTGCTAATTCAGGTGAAGGTGAAGGTAAAGGTGAAGGTGCAGGAGTCAAAAAGATACTGGAGGGGGATTCTGAAGGAGACAACGATGAAGGTGAAGGTGACATTGAAGGTGAAAATGAGGATTCTGATGGCGAAGGTGATGGTGACAGTTGGGAAACTCTTTCATTGGCTGTCTTAGAGGGTACAAACACCTGCTGCAGCCGCCTCCCATAAGCTATATCTCCTGGCTGGGCAATATTCCTAACAATGAGAAGACACCATGAAGCAAGTAGTTAATACTCTATATAACAAACTTTACTGCATAAACCAAAAACTTCCTCAGTATAGAAGGATGTGAGAGCTTGCTACAACTTCTCAATTGGAACCACTAAAGTTATATAGTAAGTAACATAGGGAGACACATCCTATAAGCCTCAGAACTCTGGGCTTCTTTCTCTGCATATGGTTCCTTGAGCTTTCTGCTCagcctttttctttcttttttggccCATGGCTGACAGAATGAGGCAAGTCTAGAATTTTTATAAGGAcaacttctttttcttcttaagaTGGATGCATCAAAAAAGTACTCAAAGGAAGTTGATATATTGCATCAACTTTAATTGTTTACCAGGGGAAACCACTGCTTTTACAAGATGGTATAGTAGCAGCATCGGTTAGCTGATTCTCATCTACTTGAAATTCAGAAAGCATCTTAACCTCGTATATTTCAGGTGCTAGATTTCCAAGAAACTCATTGTTGTCAAGTAAACTGCATTAAGAAGAAATTCGAATAAAATAAGGTAAGGGACTAAATAATagctagaaataaaataaaaacagaaataTAAACAATTTGAAAAGAGGATCATACAGTGTTGTCAAGGAGAGATTGTTGCCAAAATCAGATGGAAATGGTCCACTAAAGTTATTGAATCCTAAATCCAACACCTCCAGCTCCTTCAATTCCCCAATTTCTTGAGGAATGCTTCCAGACAAAGAGTTGTTGCGCAATAGACTGCAGCAGTATATAAAGCAGAACTAAGAGAAAGGGTGACATAAAGGAGATTTGTCTAATTATAGACCAAGGATGATAAACTTACATAGATTTTAAATTCTCCAGCTTCCCAAATTCAGGTCCCAGGTTCCCAACAAGGCAAAGATCTTTCAAATTTCTGCAAGAAGCATAGCTCTGAATTCAGGGTTACCTTCTAATTAACTATACAGTGAAAAACATGGCACATCTACAGGCAAAAACCACAGGGTAGAGAGCCAGTTAACATCAACAAAATCTAAAATAAGAACATTACATGGAGCATTAAAACTTGGTTGTCTTATTTGTGTCAAGTTttatttatgtcaaattcagtTCTTCATAAACAACTTGAACATCAAACAACATCCAAAACAGGTCCATATCCCTTTAGAGAAAAATCGCTTTGAGAAAACAAAAAAGATCCTTTTTTAGTATCAAGAGCCAAAAGTAGAAATTGACTCTGCAGTCTTCAACTCTTAAAAATTATTAAGCAAAGAATAGAACCTAACATGTTCAGCTATCTACCATATGCAAAGGGGATTCCAAATATTTTCATATACTTCAACAATCTCCctgtaaaacaaattaaaaagaacgcaataaaatgtgcaaaaagAGACAAAACTCACAAAATTACAACTTTTTCATCAGAGCATTCGACCCCGAACCAAGAACACGGATCAATCTCTCCATCAATTTCCTTCCAGTTCGATAAAGAACCAAAAGGGTCACTCACCACTCTCTGTTTGAACCTCAACAAAGCCAAACCTGCACCATTTTTTTTTGCCACACAGGCAAATAATTTCTCGTAAgaacatatataatatacaaaGAAACTCTTGTTGAGGCCTGAATAAATACCTTCACTGTTCAAAGGCGAGGAGAAGCTCATATTCTGCTCAAACAATGATAAAACCAGCATTAACAGCATGACCACCATCATCCTGAGCTTCAACCGCTCGAATCCCCAGAGTCCATACATgtccaaaagaagaagaaatttttcTAGCTTTTCTCTGTCAAACTTTGAGAACAATGTCAAATAGAGTCGAAAATCTATTAATAGAATAAACACAAAAGAAAATGTAAGAGAGCTTCTTGGAGGCTGCTAAATGCCATAGGCAGCTAAGTGCTAGCAAATTTAGACAAGACGAGAAGAAAGCGCGTGTGGTAGAGGCGCCACTGCCGGTGatcatttacttttttttataaaaaggaaACCTTCTCGCAAGTTAAAGTCGACATTAGATAATTAAGGGGGGAGAAGAGAAGGCCAAGATACAAGACAGAATTTACGGTTTAAACAAATAGAGAAAGAGCAAATCAAGAATGTAATATTGGGTTTTGGTCTGAATCTGAGTTTGGTCTTCTTCGTCGATCAGCTGTCGCTGGTGTTCTTATTTTGTCGACTTGTTGGTGGACTCACTCTCTCCATTCTTTCCTTTATTTATAGCGCCGCCCAATGAAATCTCCCTCCACGTGCTTCTCACATGCTGAATATTCTtcctttaattaaattttaagggTTAATTTCATCAAATGTCCTCAAACTaccacttaaattttaaattagtccctatatattctaattaagttatcaaatataatattgCACCAATTAGGCTCTTTGGTCAGCCTAGCTGTTAATTTTTGTGTTAGTTCATACATGAAATGGTGCACATAGCACATGAATCAAAttgtaaacatatatatatttatcgcAAAGATACTGTAGATATGATATgttaaaaataatctcttaaatTTTATAGGCAATGTTTATTTTCTACATGTCAAGTCTAGGTCATCCATATGACAATTACATATGTATTTACAATTTGATTAATGTATTTCAAATATGCTACACATAAAACTTGATTGATATGATACCAATACATTAAGAACCCTGATAAAATGTTTCA contains:
- the LOC107893563 gene encoding inactive receptor-like serine/threonine-protein kinase At2g40270 encodes the protein MYGLWGFERLKLRMMVVMLLMLVLSLFEQNMSFSSPLNSEGLALLRFKQRVVSDPFGSLSNWKEIDGEIDPCSWFGVECSDEKVVILNLKDLCLVGNLGPEFGKLENLKSILLRNNSLSGSIPQEIGELKELEVLDLGFNNFSGPFPSDFGNNLSLTTLLLDNNEFLGNLAPEIYEVKMLSEFQVDENQLTDAATIPSCKSSGFPWNIAQPGDIAYGRRLQQVFVPSKTANERVSQLSPSPSPSESSFSPSMSPSPSSLSPSESPSSIFLTPAPSPLPSPSPELAPAPALQPPVDPPVSISEPPQSHNAPANSPASTPRQISNENSDSKHHIFPILIASIGGSLIVLVSVLSIILFRNSKVVSVKPWATGLSGQLQKAFVTGVPKLKRSELEAACEDFSNVIGTFSDGTVYKGTLSSGVEIAVTSTAISSREDWSKNLETQFRNKIDSLSKVNHKNFVNLIGYCEENTPFTRMMVFEYVPNGSLYEHLHIQEAEHLDWGMRLRIAMGITYCLEHMHQLTPPIAHRNLQSCSVYLTEDYAAKISDFSFLNNATAAKVGSATMELLESPSADAESNVYSFGVILFEMITGRIPYSIDNSSLADWASDYLKRDQPLKEMVDPTLKFFQGDDLEKLFEVVKTCVNPDPKERPTMREVAAKLKEITAMGPDGATPKLSPLWWAELEILSTEPS